One part of the Arcanobacterium phocisimile genome encodes these proteins:
- a CDS encoding FtsW/RodA/SpoVE family cell cycle protein yields MTTHRPAHDLEDADLARRNVILHSLLLMVASALMLIAIGVFMVFSATAPSSISAVANDPTTQLFSVALRQSVFAVLGIVGAIVLAIVPFRFVKRFSPLLLFLGIFLQTLVLLQDGDGVAGNNNWLRIGGAAVQPSEFLKLALIIWLAMMLARLSLAEIQSYKTIIIPALGFGISIGVVVMGGDVGTGLVFVLIGGGMFWLSGMRARQLVPPAFLFGFAATILVVIRPSRLYRVGDYLANLFTLPGTITPTQSDYALFAFGSGGVTGAGIGAGKEKWRDLAEAHTDFIFAVIGEELGLIGVVTIILLFLALGWALLRIAMNHYDRYAQLLAVGAALWLCGQAFANMWVVAGLLPVFGVPLPFVSMGGSSMMATVWMLGVVAATAFDVPGVKESFTARRGLVRQARALIRRK; encoded by the coding sequence ATGACGACACACCGGCCAGCACACGATCTTGAGGACGCGGATCTTGCTCGGCGCAATGTCATTCTGCACTCATTGCTATTGATGGTAGCTTCGGCATTGATGCTCATTGCTATTGGCGTTTTTATGGTGTTTTCCGCTACCGCGCCATCATCAATTTCAGCAGTTGCTAACGACCCGACGACGCAGTTATTCTCCGTAGCTTTGCGTCAGTCAGTCTTTGCTGTGCTCGGTATCGTGGGTGCTATTGTGCTTGCCATAGTCCCGTTCCGATTCGTCAAACGTTTTTCACCACTTTTGCTCTTCCTAGGTATTTTCTTGCAAACATTAGTTTTGCTCCAAGACGGTGACGGCGTGGCAGGAAACAACAACTGGTTGCGTATCGGCGGCGCTGCCGTCCAGCCTTCGGAGTTTCTCAAACTGGCGCTCATCATATGGTTAGCTATGATGCTCGCTCGCTTATCGTTGGCAGAAATTCAAAGCTATAAAACGATCATCATCCCGGCACTCGGATTCGGAATTTCTATCGGCGTCGTTGTGATGGGCGGTGACGTGGGTACGGGCCTGGTGTTCGTGCTTATTGGTGGCGGAATGTTTTGGCTTTCTGGCATGCGCGCACGTCAGCTAGTCCCACCAGCATTCCTGTTCGGCTTTGCGGCAACTATTTTGGTTGTCATCCGTCCCTCACGCTTGTACCGTGTGGGTGATTATCTTGCGAATCTGTTTACGCTACCAGGAACAATCACACCCACCCAGTCTGACTATGCATTATTTGCGTTCGGCTCTGGTGGTGTTACTGGTGCCGGTATCGGTGCTGGGAAAGAGAAATGGCGGGATTTGGCAGAAGCTCACACCGATTTTATTTTCGCTGTTATTGGCGAAGAGTTGGGATTAATTGGTGTAGTGACGATCATTTTGCTTTTCCTAGCTCTTGGCTGGGCACTGTTGCGCATTGCTATGAACCACTATGATCGCTATGCACAGTTATTGGCAGTTGGTGCAGCACTATGGCTGTGTGGTCAAGCATTTGCAAATATGTGGGTTGTGGCTGGATTACTACCAGTGTTCGGTGTGCCGTTGCCGTTCGTTTCAATGGGTGGTTCGTCTATGATGGCTACCGTATGGATGTTAGGTGTTGTGGCCGCAACCGCGTTTGATGTTCCGGGCGTGAAAGAATCGTTTACTGCCCGACGTGGTCTTGTACGCCAAGCTCGAGCACTTATTCGGAGGAAGTAA